The nucleotide sequence AAACAAATCAACATTACCATAATTGTATTCATTATTAATCCACTGACGAGTTACTTTTACCTTAGACACTTTCAACTCAGGGCTAAATTATGAGACCCTCTAAGTTCATCTTCAACATTCTTAACCTCCAAAAGAAACCTACAAagacacttaaaatttttctagtCTAAAAGTATAAGCCAGACTTATAAGAACACATAGAGTTTGGCTATTTTTATCTGCTACATCATTTGCCAGCACACACAAACTAttcttttggaaatgaaaaactACTGGTGCACAAGCACTAACCTAGATCATCTGTTCCGTTCTTTTAGACCACCACTGTAAAATCTAAAACCCCAAACAAATGTTTTATACTTAAAAACAGTTCTCCAAAACCAAACTACCCCACAATATAATGaggaattggagagggagacattTCTTTGGGTTAATCACAACACACAACAGACACCAATCCATTCAGTTTAAAgagttctattttttgtttgtttgtttgtttgtttattcgttTGACCTAAGCAGAAGGAAAACCAACAGCTatatcttgaaaacattatcaCCTTGGAGCACTGGCAAATATAGGACAGGTATGCCATTTCAGTAATGCTACGCTTTTGAACAATATTACCCTCCCATCCACAGGACCATCCCCCAGCCatagcaaattttatttttacagatcagctttttgtttgtttttgttctcaccTTACATTCTGACCaagaaatgaggcacagagaattcaGTGCTGATGAGCATCAACTGATGATTTATATAGAAATGACAGTATAACCAATCTCTGCTCTGCAAAAAAAGCAGCTTAAGTAAAATGATTCTAATAAAGTATTTTCTACAAATATTCCATACAAGTAAACATAATTAAATTGTGTTTAAACTCTATACAACAGTCATAAACATCCTCTTACCTGAGTGCATAGTCAAATCCATCCTCTGTGGTTGATACATCAATGGACTGTCTTCACTTAATGGAAGAACACACTTCTGAACAAATCTCTTTCTTGCAGTTTGATTATGAATTTTTTGAGGAGAAATAGCAgaattcctttcttctcccatccttttatttttaagcagttcTATCAGTGTAAGAGACTGattcttttttccactgggcaGTTCTGGTTTCGTTTCATCATATTCATTTAAGAAACTCAGCCCTTCTTCTTCTGATGCAGACACTGATAAAGCTTCAGTCTTTAGGCCATTACGGTATGCTTCAAGAGGTATAACATTTTGAGATAGAAAGTCATCACTTGATGCAAGTTTTTGAGCTACAAATGGTCTGGGAATAATACGACGACTGTTcaatgctttcaagattttttcatatttttcttcattttgcatcATCTCATTCAAAACACAGATCGGAGATTTGTGAGCATCCCATTTGGTCTTTCCAAGTCTTTTCAGATGGCCTCTAACATGATTCGATAATCCAATTTTAGTATCAAACCAACCACCACAGAGCTGACAAGTGTGTTCAGAAGTGGTTTCAGACTTCTCTatagctaaaaaaaattttttaagagtaaCATCAGAATTTCTTATAAAGTGATCATCTTAAAGCCAATTAactctgaaatataaaattatgtgatCCTAATAAAGACCAAATTTGAGCATAATCTTTGAATCCTTTGAATTTGAGTACAGACATATTAACCCAAATTATCTACATGGAAACTTACCTTTTCTAACTCGCTTAACAGGTGTCCCTGTGCCAGTTCTTTTGAAATGTTGCATTTTGTCACTTGTGGCTATTTGTTCTGGTGATACAACATGACGGGCTTCATAGCTTAATCCAGCTCTGTGAAGATGTCCTCGGACATGATTTGACAACCCAACACCTGTTTCAAATGTTGCTGGGCAGTAAGGACATGATTTCTTCTCAAGAGACAAATCAGTCCAGTGAAAAACAGAACTATGCTTTGACAATGAagtttctgcattttctaaatgCTGAGGATCATGTATGTCATGCAAAAAGTTATTAGCTCCAGCATcttcataatattcaaaataaaagccATCGTTTTGATCATAACTAAGGGTAGCATTTTCTCCGGGCTCTTGACCTTCCACCTTGCTTTTAAACAGCGGGAATAAGTTCACATGTTCTTGATTAATATCATTATAGGTTTCATCTTCTATAGCCTGTGTAGTGTAGTCACCTAGCTCAACATTATCCCAGGAACTTTCATCTTCTGTTTCATAGCTATCTTTCTTTTCAGCGGAATTAAGTTTTTGCAAAACAACAACAGTCATTTTATGTAAGAAATCTGGATAGCTATCCAAGTCTTCTCCTCCAACAGAACTTTCCTTCTTAGATTCCTTCACTACTCTCTTTACAGCTACACGCCTATGCTCTTTGAAGCTTTCTGGCCTTTTGGTGTCAGAGTTTTGAGGGTCTGAAATGAAACTATTGTTGTGAGAATTACTTGATGACGAGAACAGATGTAAAGAATTTAATGAActggcttcttcttttttgaaatgtaGAGGATATGATTCACCTGATTTTTTGATCATCCTGTAGTTTTCATATTTGTGTCTATATAAATAGTTGCTATTTGCCTTGgcattagatttttcttttgctgcttgaTGGAAATACTTAGGTTTTTGGTCAGTGCTGCTTTTAATCATAACAGTCTTGTGAGAATTGTTTTGATTGCACACATTTACACCTGACTGGGCAATGCTTTTCCGAGCTTTTTGTATTCTGTGTGGCCGCTTATGGAATTTGGAAAAATTACTTGATTGTGAGGATGATCCAAATGTTCGTTTTACATCTTGTTTTAAAGCAGAGTTCTTTGGAAATGTGGTTGACTGCTGTTTAATCAATGGTTTAGTGCTATCAATATCTATAGGTTCTTCGAGaatgtcactttttcttttatcaagTCCAAGAGGACTACCAAATGAATCAATGCATGATGATGAATGCAAGTAttctatgtgtttttttaaaatacttctggCTGAAGTAGTAAAAGGACACATCTTACATATGTAGGTGGCTGATTTTTTGGATGATCCTATAACAGAATCTTTCATGAAAGTCTTTTTTTGCGTTTTCCTCTGGGCTACATCAGAACTGACGATAGGGCATTTTACCACTGCTCCATGGGCAATGCCTCGATGGCATTCTAATTCATTTTCTGTCACTGCCATGAAGTTACACTCTTCACAACAGTAGtaccttttatctttttcatggGTTTTAGCATGTTGCACAAATGTTTTAGGGCAATTGGTACCAAACACACACTGAGGGCACTGTAGTCGTGCACTTCTTCCTTCATCCTGAAGTTCTTTCAATTCACGAATTTCCTCCATCaacttctgtcttctttcttggtGAATGATCATATGCTTTAGAAGTGAGTTACGATCTCGAAATGTCCGTCCACATTCTCTACAAGCATATGGCCTTGGGACATTAAGATGGCGAAAGTGGCTATTCCCATCTAAATGATACATCATATGCCGGTGGAGGTGCtttttctccctaaaattcaCATTGCACTTTGTACAGGGGTAGAATGATGGCTCTTCGGTGCTGAAAGTAGCAGGTGACTCGGAATCactttcttcacatttcttttttaaggtatttGAAAGAAAAGTGCTAGTATGAACGGGTGAACTGTCTTCTCCACACTTATCTGGGTTATAAATTAGATGCTGAAAAGCATCTACAGATTCCAAGTCTTCATCAGTTGATTCAGGCTTCACTTTTGATAATGCATATTTCTGTGAGTCTATTGCTTGTAgttcttcattctgttccagAAAGTCTACCTCTAGCATTTTTGACTTATTGGGTATACAATTAGAATCACTAAAGCAATCCTCAGTATAACGAGTAATCTTGCTTACATCCATTTTtcgctttctctttttctctagacCTACTTTAGAGTGAACCGGAGCTTTATCCACTGTGTCTTCATTAGTCATAAGAAACTGAATGAACTCTTTTTGGGGATCCCAGTTTGTATCATTTTCTGACCTAAATTCATCTGTACCTGAGGAAATTCCTGTCAATGTATCGACACAATTATCTTTTACCAATAAATCATCACTATCCTCACCCACCTCTACTTGATTTATTAAAGTGCTATCTGACTTTATACTACTCCCTACTGAATTCTGAACGTCACAACCAACGGAAGCAGAGGTAGGTAGTTTTTTAATGGAATGGGTTGGATTTTTAGCA is from Zalophus californianus isolate mZalCal1 chromosome 4, mZalCal1.pri.v2, whole genome shotgun sequence and encodes:
- the ZNF644 gene encoding zinc finger protein 644 isoform X3; protein product: MRLFLQRDVNKTKSRLNVLNGLANNMDDLKINTDITGAKEELLDNNGFISDKESGVHKPKDCQTSFQKNNTLTLPEELSKDKSEKALSGGQSTLFIHAGAPPVSSENFIMPKGAAVNGPVLHSSLAKTSNMNKGSVSLTTGQPVDQPTTESCSTLKMAPDLQLSTPQKASQHQVLFLLSDVAHAKNPTHSIKKLPTSASVGCDVQNSVGSSIKSDSTLINQVEVGEDSDDLLVKDNCVDTLTGISSGTDEFRSENDTNWDPQKEFIQFLMTNEDTVDKAPVHSKVGLEKKRKRKMDVSKITRYTEDCFSDSNCIPNKSKMLEVDFLEQNEELQAIDSQKYALSKVKPESTDEDLESVDAFQHLIYNPDKCGEDSSPVHTSTFLSNTLKKKCEESDSESPATFSTEEPSFYPCTKCNVNFREKKHLHRHMMYHLDGNSHFRHLNVPRPYACRECGRTFRDRNSLLKHMIIHQERRQKLMEEIRELKELQDEGRSARLQCPQCVFGTNCPKTFVQHAKTHEKDKRYYCCEECNFMAVTENELECHRGIAHGAVVKCPIVSSDVAQRKTQKKTFMKDSVIGSSKKSATYICKMCPFTTSARSILKKHIEYLHSSSCIDSFGSPLGLDKRKSDILEEPIDIDSTKPLIKQQSTTFPKNSALKQDVKRTFGSSSQSSNFSKFHKRPHRIQKARKSIAQSGVNVCNQNNSHKTVMIKSSTDQKPKYFHQAAKEKSNAKANSNYLYRHKYENYRMIKKSGESYPLHFKKEEASSLNSLHLFSSSSNSHNNSFISDPQNSDTKRPESFKEHRRVAVKRVVKESKKESSVGGEDLDSYPDFLHKMTVVVLQKLNSAEKKDSYETEDESSWDNVELGDYTTQAIEDETYNDINQEHVNLFPLFKSKVEGQEPGENATLSYDQNDGFYFEYYEDAGANNFLHDIHDPQHLENAETSLSKHSSVFHWTDLSLEKKSCPYCPATFETGVGLSNHVRGHLHRAGLSYEARHVVSPEQIATSDKMQHFKRTGTGTPVKRVRKAIEKSETTSEHTCQLCGGWFDTKIGLSNHVRGHLKRLGKTKWDAHKSPICVLNEMMQNEEKYEKILKALNSRRIIPRPFVAQKLASSDDFLSQNVIPLEAYRNGLKTEALSVSASEEEGLSFLNEYDETKPELPSGKKNQSLTLIELLKNKRMGEERNSAISPQKIHNQTARKRFVQKCVLPLSEDSPLMYQPQRMDLTMHSVIYLHFKRNLNTVWQF
- the ZNF644 gene encoding zinc finger protein 644 isoform X1 yields the protein MRLFLQRDVNKTKSRLNVLNGLANNMDDLKINTDITGAKEELLDNNGFISDKESGVHKPKDCQTSFQKNNTLTLPEELSKDKSEKALSGGQSTLFIHAGAPPVSSENFIMPKGAAVNGPVLHSSLAKTSNMNKGSVSLTTGQPVDQPTTESCSTLKMAPDLQLSTPQKASQHQVLFLLSDVAHAKNPTHSIKKLPTSASVGCDVQNSVGSSIKSDSTLINQVEVGEDSDDLLVKDNCVDTLTGISSGTDEFRSENDTNWDPQKEFIQFLMTNEDTVDKAPVHSKVGLEKKRKRKMDVSKITRYTEDCFSDSNCIPNKSKMLEVDFLEQNEELQAIDSQKYALSKVKPESTDEDLESVDAFQHLIYNPDKCGEDSSPVHTSTFLSNTLKKKCEESDSESPATFSTEEPSFYPCTKCNVNFREKKHLHRHMMYHLDGNSHFRHLNVPRPYACRECGRTFRDRNSLLKHMIIHQERRQKLMEEIRELKELQDEGRSARLQCPQCVFGTNCPKTFVQHAKTHEKDKRYYCCEECNFMAVTENELECHRGIAHGAVVKCPIVSSDVAQRKTQKKTFMKDSVIGSSKKSATYICKMCPFTTSARSILKKHIEYLHSSSCIDSFGSPLGLDKRKSDILEEPIDIDSTKPLIKQQSTTFPKNSALKQDVKRTFGSSSQSSNFSKFHKRPHRIQKARKSIAQSGVNVCNQNNSHKTVMIKSSTDQKPKYFHQAAKEKSNAKANSNYLYRHKYENYRMIKKSGESYPLHFKKEEASSLNSLHLFSSSSNSHNNSFISDPQNSDTKRPESFKEHRRVAVKRVVKESKKESSVGGEDLDSYPDFLHKMTVVVLQKLNSAEKKDSYETEDESSWDNVELGDYTTQAIEDETYNDINQEHVNLFPLFKSKVEGQEPGENATLSYDQNDGFYFEYYEDAGANNFLHDIHDPQHLENAETSLSKHSSVFHWTDLSLEKKSCPYCPATFETGVGLSNHVRGHLHRAGLSYEARHVVSPEQIATSDKMQHFKRTGTGTPVKRVRKAIEKSETTSEHTCQLCGGWFDTKIGLSNHVRGHLKRLGKTKWDAHKSPICVLNEMMQNEEKYEKILKALNSRRIIPRPFVAQKLASSDDFLSQNVIPLEAYRNGLKTEALSVSASEEEGLSFLNEYDETKPELPSGKKNQSLTLIELLKNKRMGEERNSAISPQKIHNQTARKRFVQKCVLPLSEDSPLMYQPQRMDLTMHSGMPVKLRTCVHCNTTFTSAVSLSNHLRAYARKKSAGLLTGTALDCKQKKSRSRSGSKKKMLTLPHGADEVYILRCRFCGLVFRGPLSVQEDWIKHLQRHIVNANLPRTGAGMVEVTSLLKKPASITETSFSLLMAEAAS
- the ZNF644 gene encoding zinc finger protein 644 isoform X2, with protein sequence MRLFLQRDVNKTKSRLNVLNGLANNMDDLKINTDITGAKEELLDNNGFISDKESGVHKPKDCQTSFQKNNTLTLPEELSKDKSEKALSGGQSTLFIHAGAPPVSSENFIMPKGAAVNGPVLHSSLAKTSNMNKGSVSLTTGQPVDQPTTESCSTLKMAPDLQLSTPQKASQHQVLFLLSDVAHAKNPTHSIKKLPTSASVGCDVQNSVGSSIKSDSTLINQVEVGEDSDDLLVKDNCVDTLTGISSGTDEFRSENDTNWDPQKEFIQFLMTNEDTVDKAPVHSKVGLEKKRKRKMDVSKITRYTEDCFSDSNCIPNKSKMLEVDFLEQNEELQAIDSQKYALSKVKPESTDEDLESVDAFQHLIYNPDKCGEDSSPVHTSTFLSNTLKKKCEESDSESPATFSTEEPSFYPCTKCNVNFREKKHLHRHMMYHLDGNSHFRHLNVPRPYACRECGRTFRDRNSLLKHMIIHQERRQKLMEEIRELKELQDEGRSARLQCPQCVFGTNCPKTFVQHAKTHEKDKRYYCCEECNFMAVTENELECHRGIAHGAVVKCPIVSSDVAQRKTQKKTFMKDSVIGSSKKSATYICKMCPFTTSARSILKKHIEYLHSSSCIDSFGSPLGLDKRKSDILEEPIDIDSTKPLIKQQSTTFPKNSALKQDVKRTFGSSSQSSNFSKFHKRPHRIQKARKSIAQSGVNVCNQNNSHKTVMIKSSTDQKPKYFHQAAKEKSNAKANSNYLYRHKYENYRMIKKSGESYPLHFKKEEASSLNSLHLFSSSSNSHNNSFISDPQNSDTKRPESFKEHRRVAVKRVVKESKKESSVGGEDLDSYPDFLHKMTVVVLQKLNSAEKKDSYETEDESSWDNVELGDYTTQAIEDETYNDINQEHVNLFPLFKSKVEGQEPGENATLSYDQNDGFYFEYYEDAGANNFLHDIHDPQHLENAETSLSKHSSVFHWTDLSLEKKSCPYCPATFETGVGLSNHVRGHLHRAGLSYEARHVVSPEQIATSDKMQHFKRTGTGTPVKRVRKAIEKSETTSEHTCQLCGGWFDTKIGLSNHVRGHLKRLGKTKWDAHKSPICVLNEMMQNEEKYEKILKALNSRRIIPRPFVAQKLASSDDFLSQNVIPLEAYRNGLKTEALSVSASEEEGLSFLNEYDETKPELPSGKKNQSLTLIELLKNKRMGEERNSAISPQKIHNQTARKRFVQKCVLPLSEDSPLMYQPQRMDLTMHSALDCKQKKSRSRSGSKKKMLTLPHGADEVYILRCRFCGLVFRGPLSVQEDWIKHLQRHIVNANLPRTGAGMVEVTSLLKKPASITETSFSLLMAEAAS